In Duganella zoogloeoides, a single genomic region encodes these proteins:
- a CDS encoding GNAT family N-acetyltransferase, translated as MSTQFDHLGSAFRSDDFGTWPRQPDVCILEIQRREASNAFGRVDRLLVEKRKEFELDSAGNVYRGKLRIFYWDLENDPLDGDVPDGEFGACYDRGFNLVSITSSCLSSGGYVLIKPNRLRGAGLGTYLMNFAVEWAKQWPEAEVRQIELPKGEAKETPQQELRIHFYGKFGIEFDFTGDLVTSGISRPMQARDLVVITHRKETITELSAVVFLRERLQEAERGAAEVAFLRRSLKQDGTILSQAYRHPIKWMFQRLVTDNLTRTGLIIAFMFVIGLGVYRAF; from the coding sequence GTGAGCACTCAATTTGACCACCTAGGCTCCGCGTTTAGAAGTGATGACTTCGGAACGTGGCCAAGACAACCGGATGTTTGCATTCTCGAAATCCAAAGGCGAGAGGCGAGTAATGCTTTCGGACGGGTCGATCGGCTGCTGGTCGAAAAGAGGAAAGAATTTGAGCTGGATTCGGCCGGCAATGTTTACCGAGGCAAGCTGCGCATCTTTTATTGGGATCTCGAAAACGATCCTCTAGATGGTGACGTGCCGGACGGTGAATTTGGGGCCTGCTATGATCGTGGCTTCAATCTGGTATCAATTACCTCAAGTTGCCTGTCAAGCGGTGGCTACGTTCTGATTAAGCCCAATCGTCTCCGTGGTGCGGGTCTGGGAACCTACTTGATGAACTTCGCTGTAGAGTGGGCAAAGCAGTGGCCCGAGGCAGAGGTTCGTCAGATCGAACTACCAAAAGGCGAGGCGAAGGAGACACCACAACAGGAATTGCGGATTCATTTTTATGGAAAGTTTGGAATCGAGTTCGATTTCACGGGTGACCTCGTGACCTCCGGGATATCCCGGCCAATGCAAGCCCGCGACCTAGTGGTAATAACCCATCGGAAGGAGACAATTACTGAACTTAGCGCAGTCGTTTTCCTTCGTGAGCGTCTTCAAGAGGCAGAGCGTGGAGCAGCAGAAGTCGCCTTTCTGAGGCGTAGCCTAAAACAAGACGGTACTATTCTTAGCCAAGCGTATCGACATCCGATCAAATGGATGTTTCAACGATTGGTAACCGATAATTTGACGAGAACAGGCCTCATTATTGCTTTTATGTTCGTCATCGGACTGGGAGTGTACCGTGCATTTTAA
- a CDS encoding TrfB-related DNA-binding protein has translation MKLVRLSANDFGRIASRTRLGPAATTMASGILVERRGLAEVAAEHGVSKQRVFLAVESVR, from the coding sequence ATGAAGCTAGTTCGCCTTTCGGCCAATGACTTTGGGCGTATCGCGTCGCGAACCCGGTTGGGGCCGGCCGCAACTACCATGGCCTCCGGCATTCTGGTTGAGCGGAGAGGTTTGGCTGAGGTCGCTGCCGAGCATGGCGTTAGCAAGCAACGTGTATTTCTGGCGGTGGAGTCGGTTCGCTAG
- a CDS encoding response regulator, translating to MGADGARYRCLVWIGEQLSTNAKVDFVVIGEGGGLAVIESSRCPDDVPRYRVNKLEIVVEHPFAPTVAIVDDERGFADSLCDYLNDSGLRAVPFYDLASLERSMEEREYDGYVMDWILGERMSESLIKKIRHSDPDGVPIYVLSGKVASGLIDEAEAARAIRQLDVHGRDKPIRMATFAAELQKSLGT from the coding sequence ATGGGTGCCGATGGTGCCCGGTATCGCTGCCTGGTATGGATCGGCGAGCAACTGAGCACCAATGCGAAGGTCGACTTCGTCGTGATCGGGGAGGGCGGCGGGTTGGCAGTGATCGAAAGTTCCAGGTGTCCCGACGATGTGCCTCGCTACCGGGTTAACAAGCTGGAAATCGTTGTCGAGCACCCATTCGCACCGACGGTCGCCATCGTTGACGATGAACGCGGCTTTGCCGACAGCCTGTGCGATTATCTGAACGATAGCGGCTTGCGTGCCGTTCCTTTCTATGACCTGGCATCGCTTGAGCGGTCAATGGAGGAACGCGAGTACGATGGCTATGTCATGGACTGGATACTCGGTGAGCGGATGTCCGAATCGCTGATCAAGAAAATTCGCCATTCTGACCCCGATGGCGTGCCAATCTACGTCCTCAGCGGGAAAGTCGCCAGTGGACTTATTGATGAAGCCGAAGCTGCGCGCGCGATCAGGCAGCTTGACGTGCACGGGCGCGATAAGCCGATCAGGATGGCGACGTTTGCTGCGGAGTTGCAAAAAAGCTTGGGCACTTAG
- a CDS encoding TetR/AcrR family transcriptional regulator codes for MKPKQGARESVPDALSIEPTALPTSPARPRDGGGRPRDATRDEAILDAAIAILAETGYDRMTMDMVAIRAKAGKATVYRRWPSKGEMVVDAVARMKRSLVDLNLLADTGTLRGDLLALFRPQSVEQAEQKMRAMAGLAAMLAAQPALAEAGHDAIVAPWVAANRALIERARARGEVRAEAQIDTLANLIPSLAAYRALIQRRPFDQAFLVEIIDGVLLPALGMSAPDVAAP; via the coding sequence ATGAAGCCAAAACAAGGGGCACGCGAGTCCGTGCCTGATGCACTTTCAATCGAGCCAACTGCGCTGCCAACCTCGCCGGCACGGCCACGCGATGGCGGTGGTCGTCCACGCGACGCCACGCGGGACGAGGCTATCCTCGACGCTGCCATTGCCATCCTGGCCGAGACCGGCTACGACCGGATGACGATGGATATGGTGGCGATACGCGCCAAGGCCGGAAAGGCGACCGTTTATCGCCGCTGGCCGTCCAAGGGAGAGATGGTGGTCGACGCGGTGGCCCGGATGAAGCGCAGCCTGGTGGACCTGAACCTACTGGCCGATACCGGCACCCTGCGCGGCGATCTGCTGGCACTGTTCCGCCCGCAATCGGTTGAGCAGGCTGAACAGAAAATGCGGGCCATGGCCGGCCTGGCCGCCATGCTGGCGGCGCAACCAGCGCTGGCCGAGGCGGGGCACGACGCGATCGTGGCGCCGTGGGTGGCAGCCAACCGTGCCCTGATCGAGCGCGCCCGCGCCCGCGGCGAAGTGCGTGCCGAGGCGCAAATTGACACCCTTGCCAACCTGATTCCGTCGCTGGCCGCTTACCGGGCCTTGATCCAGCGGCGTCCGTTCGATCAGGCGTTCCTGGTGGAGATCATCGATGGTGTGCTGCTGCCGGCCTTGGGGATGTCAGCGCCAGACGTAGCAGCGCCCTGA
- a CDS encoding aldo/keto reductase, whose translation MRYNLLGRTGLFVSELCLGTMTFGHAGGRYAAASGVEQDEVDAIVRAACDAGINFIDMANVYANGQSETMVGSALKTLGIARHDMILATKFEHATGAGPNDSGGSRVHIMDAVKASLRRIGTDHIDLYQMHGFDPATPIDETLRALDDLVRQGHVRYIGVSNWAAWQVSRALGVADRLQLSRFQSYQSYYSLVGRDAERDIIPMLAAEGLGMLVYSPLAGGYLTGKYRDGNTGGRRASVQFPPVDEARGAQLLPVLDAIAAAHGSSMEAVALAWLRHQPVVTSITLGVKTRDQLQANLAAADITLHRDELERLNAAGAPAPEYPGWMLVNSSAARIALRDTGRLTTEAGAA comes from the coding sequence ATGCGCTACAACCTTTTGGGCCGTACAGGCCTGTTCGTCTCCGAGCTGTGCCTTGGCACCATGACCTTCGGCCACGCGGGCGGACGATATGCGGCGGCCAGCGGCGTGGAACAGGACGAAGTCGATGCGATCGTGCGCGCTGCGTGCGACGCGGGCATCAACTTCATCGACATGGCCAATGTGTACGCCAACGGCCAGTCCGAAACCATGGTCGGGAGCGCCCTCAAAACGCTGGGCATTGCCCGCCATGACATGATCCTTGCCACCAAGTTCGAACACGCGACAGGCGCGGGCCCGAACGACAGCGGCGGCTCGCGGGTGCATATCATGGATGCCGTCAAGGCCAGCCTGCGGCGCATCGGCACCGATCACATCGACCTGTACCAGATGCATGGCTTCGATCCGGCCACGCCGATCGACGAAACCCTGCGCGCGCTCGATGACCTGGTGCGCCAGGGCCATGTGCGTTACATCGGCGTATCGAACTGGGCGGCGTGGCAGGTCAGCCGGGCGCTGGGTGTGGCCGACCGGCTGCAGCTGTCGCGCTTCCAGTCCTACCAATCCTATTACTCGCTCGTCGGTCGCGATGCCGAGCGCGACATCATTCCCATGCTCGCAGCGGAAGGCCTGGGCATGCTGGTGTACAGTCCGCTCGCGGGCGGCTACCTGACCGGCAAATACCGTGACGGCAACACCGGCGGCCGCCGCGCGAGCGTGCAGTTCCCCCCGGTGGACGAGGCGCGGGGCGCGCAGCTGCTGCCAGTGCTCGACGCCATCGCGGCCGCCCACGGCAGCTCGATGGAAGCGGTAGCGCTGGCGTGGCTACGGCACCAGCCCGTGGTCACCAGCATCACCCTGGGCGTCAAGACGCGCGACCAGCTGCAAGCGAACCTGGCTGCCGCCGACATCACCTTGCACCGCGACGAGCTCGAGCGCCTGAATGCGGCCGGCGCACCCGCGCCCGAATACCCGGGATGGATGCTGGTCAACAGCAGCGCGGCGCGGATCGCCCTGCGCGACACGGGCCGGCTAACCACCGAGGCGGGAGCGGCTTGA
- a CDS encoding pilus assembly protein TadG-related protein, whose protein sequence is MLIAGLAALFFLFNTGQMTAEKTKLVNTADAVAYSAAVMHARALNFDAYTNRALIANEVMVAQTVSVASWLEYAKEHTERVTPLNCLTYYSVPLVLGMPKYTPLCALMAYPAAATAINLASGAFNALSTGTMAATEVAKVALQASQATMFAAFLPARHKVMQQVADANYAGRGVVKVTPAPLLDNYSVFDGGPFIKRYSGNERARFKEVEVAAANKDPFVSTRGWTDQTPGGCIIVLGGKASHTASTTLSNYDNWSARDDGAFRTEIWEFRFPRFRCRTKSSYNLGDGRKSARPSGGTWYYSGVPSFYDLSTAALGYVSTNSDVKKRDPRLQFAVRLTRDKAELRTSGGSSEVKQTGRMDIYQGAEAQDLMAAVSSSEVFFERTSPRAYGGKEQASLFNPYWQAHLIGNSPTVRAAALALQQ, encoded by the coding sequence ATGCTGATCGCCGGATTGGCGGCGCTGTTTTTCCTGTTTAACACGGGCCAGATGACGGCCGAAAAAACCAAGCTGGTCAACACTGCGGATGCGGTGGCCTACAGCGCTGCTGTGATGCATGCGCGGGCGCTCAACTTCGATGCGTACACCAACCGCGCGCTGATCGCCAACGAGGTGATGGTGGCGCAGACGGTCAGTGTGGCGTCGTGGCTGGAGTATGCGAAGGAGCATACCGAGCGGGTGACACCGCTCAATTGTTTGACATACTACTCGGTGCCGCTCGTGCTGGGGATGCCCAAATATACGCCGCTGTGCGCGTTGATGGCGTATCCCGCTGCGGCCACCGCGATCAATCTGGCCTCGGGCGCCTTCAACGCGCTGAGCACCGGTACCATGGCAGCGACCGAAGTGGCAAAAGTGGCACTGCAAGCGTCGCAGGCCACCATGTTCGCCGCTTTTTTACCGGCGCGCCACAAGGTCATGCAGCAGGTGGCCGATGCCAATTATGCGGGCCGCGGTGTGGTCAAGGTAACCCCCGCGCCCCTGCTGGACAACTACAGCGTGTTTGACGGTGGGCCATTCATCAAACGCTATTCCGGCAACGAGCGCGCACGGTTCAAGGAAGTCGAGGTCGCTGCTGCGAACAAAGATCCGTTTGTTTCCACTCGGGGATGGACCGACCAAACACCGGGCGGGTGCATTATCGTCCTCGGTGGCAAGGCCAGCCATACCGCCAGCACCACGCTCAGTAATTATGACAACTGGTCAGCCCGCGACGACGGCGCATTCAGGACAGAGATATGGGAATTCCGCTTTCCGCGATTCCGGTGCCGTACCAAGAGCTCCTACAACCTCGGTGACGGCCGCAAGAGCGCCCGCCCCAGCGGCGGCACCTGGTACTACAGCGGCGTGCCCAGTTTTTACGATTTGTCCACCGCCGCACTCGGTTACGTGTCGACCAATAGCGATGTCAAGAAGCGCGATCCGCGCCTGCAGTTTGCCGTTCGGCTCACCCGCGACAAGGCAGAGCTGCGCACGTCCGGCGGCAGTTCGGAAGTCAAGCAAACCGGCCGGATGGATATCTACCAGGGCGCGGAGGCCCAGGATTTGATGGCGGCCGTCTCCAGTTCCGAAGTGTTTTTCGAGCGCACGTCGCCGCGCGCCTATGGCGGCAAGGAACAGGCCAGCTTGTTCAATCCGTATTGGCAGGCGCACTTGATCGGCAACTCACCCACCGTCAGGGCCGCAGCCTTGGCTCTTCAACAATGA